In Citrus sinensis cultivar Valencia sweet orange chromosome 3, DVS_A1.0, whole genome shotgun sequence, the sequence agttgTCGTAGTAACGTAAGAGCACCCGGTTTTTTCGGCTTTTTAAATCTGGTTAATTGAGGACTGATAAAATGACAAATCTTTTCCagtttacaaatattttatacaattCTGAATGAGTGTGTTTGACGAGCTTTTCGATGGACGAGTTGGAACCGCCACTGTAAACAACCAACAGAAAGCCCAATGCTTGTTAAAGACTGACTGGCCCATACCGTTTAAATAGGTTGGACATTGGACATGCATGCAAGGATAGTCCACGGATAAGAATTAAGATACCAACATCTTTCGTTCACCAGCGAAGaagataagatttttctcaTAAAGGGGGAGcataagattaaaatttataaatgtttcatcatCATATAAACAAGTTACTACAAACATAACATAAAAGATGCGATTGAAACATAACCGCTAAAAATCAGAGGAACTATTTATCATTCAAGTCTCCATATGGTATTGTAGTATATGAATATCAAGGTGACCAAAACATCACGATCCCATCACATAACAACATCCAAGGACttaaaaaggagaaaaaaaaaacataattaaaagagCATAACGACGATGTTATCAATCTTCATAAGTGCGGCACTCATCGGTCTCTGGGTTGTCCTTACAGTAAGCCTCCAAAGGATCGGAatccttcttcctctctctaGCATGGCTGGCCGCGGCACTCAGCTCCTCCACCTCGTCCCATGCAGCAGCACACTCGCCACTAGCAGGGTCCCCCTCGCACGCCTCCTCTGCACTCTTGATGCTTTGCTCCACCTTCTCTGAGATTCTATCGGGAGCAGCTCTCAGGGGTTGCATGTGCATGCGCCCTGTTCTAAACTGAGCGGGCCTTTTCCTTGATGGGTTGTTGAGCCACAGAGACCTGCTGGGTTGAACCTTTGACTTCGGGTCTGTGATTTTGGCAAAGACGCTGGGAGTTGAGAGATTGACACCGGCTATTGTTGCCATTCTCGCCTCTTGCTCTTCttctattttgttgttttggcTTTGGTAATACGGTCTATTCGGAAATGATACCGTGATGACAGCAGATTTATACAATTGAAGCCCATAACGCTTCGTGAACACATATTTCTTATCATATGACGGCCAATTGTAGACTGGCACGTAAGACTGGCTTGCAGATATTTTCAAAGAATATCAAACTTTCGTGTTGCTACTGTTTAACCATGCCTTTCGAGGGGGAaaaatagtaagaaataaaaagggcgaaaaaaagattattacatttttagtttttgaagATAAAACATGGCAAATTATAAAGCTAGATACCTACgctatttttaattatcgGGGTAAATAAAGAGCGTGGGAAATATCAAAAAAGGGCAAAGGCCAGACACTTGAAGGGGCTGTTTGATCAATTCAATTCTATAGCCCGTAGTAGAAATACATGACACTACCAGAGTAGTATTAGTGGGCGGTGGTTACAATTTCTCTCAACCAAAGAGCCTTtggatataaataaataaatcaataaatgaaaaaaaaaaaaaatctttgatttttataGAAGAAGTGAAAGGGAAGTTCTTCTGAAAAATGAAGTTACAGCTATTTGGCATTAGCCTGTTTCTCTCTCAACACATGCCTGGTGTTCTCGGTATCACCGCGCTACTTCAGTACTTCTACATTCATGGGCTAGTTGGGTGGCATAATTTATGTTTCGTAGTGATCATTTTACATGTTATTTGTTAATAGATTcagaaagattttctcatctggaaaaaaaaaaagatagagaaagattttgacattaaaatatatatatatatacaaagtCAACTAACGCAACACATGATAGATTGAGTAATGttttcacataaaaaataaagttaattaatacgtaatatgttaaaaatgattattaacacattatttaaaatacaaatttatatatcaacTATGTACATATAGCATTACTCATCACTTTCAAAGAATATATCCGCAGCAATCATgattaaatatgatattgtTTAAGATGGGAGAATTTAATTTTCGCAATCATACATGGTACACACATAATGAAGTTATAAATAAGTGTTATTACAATCCGTtgtaaatttgttaaaattactGTGGGATCAGAGCTGGATTTAATGCATGTTTGGCATGGTTTATTTGATAACAAtaagtacttatttaattttaaaacatcttcttagaatttttatttttatttggttataTTTTGAGCAAAGTTTTTGTggattaaataagttattttgccTATACTaccaaaaacttaaaatttcagtttttAGAAAGAGAggtttaagatttttttttaaaaactaaattatcTAATATACTCCATTTTTTACTTCCCAACGTTAAAACATTTCTTTTGCGAAGAAAGATTAGTTGCGCGCTGTCGAGCACATTATTATGCTCGACGAGTCTCAAAACACTTGATGATTGCCTGAACTATTATTAAACATCAACTGATGATCAAGTGATACATGGCCCTCAAACATATTATTATGTGCGACAATCTCTTCTTTTTATAtcataactttaaaaacttgtttattaaaataaatttacaattttgaaTAAGATCTTACATCAACCTCCAAAGAACTACAATATTTTTAGTAAAGTTATATTTGAACAGTTGTGCTAAATGGAGCCTTAGAATATAACAATTCTCTTAGTGGAGAAGagagtaataaattttttagttattgttCATTCTCtgtcaattaatttatgagataataaagattttaatataaattaaaaaaagtattaaaagtcaaagattctaatgttaaataattaattattttagaaaaatgaaaaggtaaaaaaattaatttttttccttgtacagactaaaaatgaattaattaatgtttagaaaatatgagttggtataaaaaaaataaatcttaattgtagaataattattaatttgaaaaatgcctaaaaatagaattttctataatacgtcacttaaaaaaataactaaaaaataaattgttattaaaatatgggCTTTGTACTCTAAGCAAATACCTACATTTAAAGCCATCTTTAAGGTAGCGTTTACATTTTAGATTAGAGTGAGAATCCTGAAGAGTAGGAATCTTAAAATTAAGAGTGTGGAATGAGAGTGAGAGTaattgtttacttacactgaaATGAGAGTATGAAATTGTCTTGGATTAggagtaaataattttaaattacagttttacccttatttaaagaattgtaatttttaattacaaaattaataaaaaatatatatttgaaaaataaaatatttattttattatatttataaattaataataattaataatattcttaattatgtaaatcataattttttattaattttaatttgaattatgtaaataaaaaattattaataatagcaacacaaatgaaacattatcattgataatatagtacaaaattaatattttcttaaaataaaatatttattattattaattaaataaataataatattatattttcaaataaagatagaatatagtaatattattaattctctatgagtataataatattatttttaagtaattttaacttagaatcaatgtaaattcttatttttaactaaatataataatattatatttaaatatgtttaatattattattttaataaatttaatttataaaataacttactgatattatttaaataaatataatattatttattttatttaattaaatttaataaaataagtatgtttattattattatttttaataaatgtaatttataatataatataataatattatttattttattttattaaatattatttattttattttaaatataagggtaaaaataaaagaaggagAGTGGATTCTCACTCCTACCTCCCCATAGAGTGAGAGAAATCTACATTCTTCACTCCCACTCCAAAATGTAAACATTACATAAGTGGAGTCTcgtaatttttcttattaattcaAAGAATACCATACTTAATTATAGaactttactaaaaaaaaaaagagcataaTTACTCTCATTTGACATTTGTAACAGTTTACACAACAAAACACGAAGAAACTTACAAATTAAGTCCTAAACTGTCgccatattttctcaaattgtaATGGCTGTGTTTCGTTGAATGTAAGAAAATCCTAATTTATGGCAAAGAGCCGGGATATAGGAAAGACTAATCACTAATGTCTACAGTGGCCCAACCGAATCAACAAGAAGAAACCGAACACGTAAAATTATGACGACATTGTGACGTTCCGACCTGCATGCTCACTGAACACACCATGTACTTGCccgcaccaaataattatctttttgcCGCTAAGATTCTTTTCGGTTACCGCAACGACGCATGATTGGTCCGGAGAAAGTAggctaaaaaaagaaaacggaCAAGGGGAAAAAAGGATGAATCAATGAACCAAATGGTGCGCGGTCTTCACAAAGTCTGTCACCGAGGCGTTTCGCTTCTCACGCCATCATCTCTCTCCCCACCGATCTTTCTCTGTCTAAAACTGGGCCGTGTCCCTGGCCACCTGAGAACTCACTCCATCAAAACCACAACCGCCATGACAGCCTCCAGGCTGCACCACTTGGTGCCTATACACTCAGTTTCTTCCAAAAATGACGGCACTAACGGCTCTTTATCTTCTTCAAATGCTGTTGCCACCGAAGACGAAGGTACTATTGACAGAATTTGTATTACTGATTGTTTCTTTTCATATTTGCTTCCGAGTGGAGTATCGTTTAATAAAACCAATTAGTATGGCGCTATCCGTTCAAAtacttttgtattttgtaaatCGCGGATactattttgttttgtaaactTAAGTCATTTATTTGCTggaatattttacaatttaaatgCTTCTTGATAGAATCTTATCGCTATGGattgaaatgaaattatatttttataaattttttatgtttaaattgTTTTCATGATATTTGTGAGGCAAAAAACTGCTGTGTTATCCAATTACTACCTTGCTAGTTGATGTTATGATATCAAATCATTTGACGCAGACAACTTAGAAGGCAGATATCGCCTTCCTCCTCCTGAGATTAGAGAAATTGTGGATGCTCCACCCCTTCCGGCACtgtcattttcaccacaaaggGATAAAATACTGTTTCTCAAGCGAAGAGCTTTGCCACCATTGGAGGAACTGGCTAGGCCAGAGGAAAAGCTAGCTGGTCTTCGTATTGATGGCAAATGCAATACTAGGAGTCGGATGTCATTCTACACTGGCATTGGGATACATCAATTATTTCCCGATGGTAAACTAGGGCAGGAAATAGAGATACAAGGCTTCCCTGATGGTGCCAAGCTCAATTTTGTCACCTGGTCACAAGATGGGAAGCATCTAGCCTTTAGTATCCGAATTGATGCGGAGGATAGTAGTAGCAGTAAGCTTAGAGTTTGGGTAGCTGATGTGGACACTGGAAAAGCTAGACCACTGTTTCAGTCACCTGATATCTATCTAAATGcaatttttgataatttcgTTTGGGTAAACAACTCTACTTTGTTAGTTTGCACCATCCCTTTATTACGAGGAGACCCACCAAAGAAACCTTTGGTTCCCTTAGGCCCGAAGATGCAATCTAATGAAAAAAGAGATATTATTCAAGTTAGAACCTTCCAGGATTTGCTAAAGGATGAGTACGATGAAGATTTGTTTGACTACTATGCCACCACACAGCTTGTTTTGGTTTCTTTGGATGGGACAGTAAAAGAAATTGGGCCTCCAGCTGTATATACGTCACTGGACCCATCCCCAGATGAGAAGTACATTTTGATTAGCTCAATTCACAGGCCTTATTCTTTTATAGTACCTTGTGGAAGATTTCCGAGACAGGTAGGAGTGTGGACAACTGATGGAATATTTGTCAGAGAACTTTGTGATTTGCCCCTTGCTGAGGACATTCCCATTGCATTCAATAGCGTCCGAAAAGGAATGCGATCAATCAATTGGAGATCAGATAAGCCGTCAACACTATACTGGTATGTATCTCAATTCAATGTGTGGATAAATGTGCATGAATATTAGTGACTGCTGATTATGAATTGTGAAAAATCTTAGCTAACTATCAGATTCTACTGGGGTTTCTAGGGCAGAGACACAGGATGGAGGTGATGCAAAAGTAGAAGTTACTCCACGTGATATAATTTACACACAGCAAGCAGAGCCTGTACAAGGTGAAGGACCAGAGATCTTACACAAACTCGATCTTCGCTATGGGTATGAATGTGGGCTTTGTGTTTAGACAAAGTTTTTCTGCATAATTATCTCCTGATAGATATTTAGAGAAAAATGGATCCACTGAAAACATCATTGAGCTTCCTTTCATGATATTCATGGtgtggtgtgtgtgtgtgtgcgtatTCTGAGGACTTTTCAAACCTCAGAATTTCCCAGTTAAGTATGGAATACCAGAGATCAGGTCAACACTAGCCAAATTGGACGAGGTTCCCATTCTTGTGAACTCAATCATAACTTTGTTGTGTGCATTTAAATTGCTCTGTATAATCTTTAAACTTGCTTTGCCAATCTACCTAAGTTTTAACCCAGgaatttgttttgatatatGTGATCTTGGCGTTATCCCAGAGGGATTTCTTGGTGTGATGACTCGCTGGCACTAGTTTATGAATCTTGGTATAAAACAAGGCGAACAAGAACCTGGGTAATATCTCCTGGATCTAAAGATGTGGCTCCACGCATACTGTTTGATCGGTCATCAGAAGACGTATATTCTGATC encodes:
- the LOC102630113 gene encoding calvin cycle protein CP12-2, chloroplastic encodes the protein MATIAGVNLSTPSVFAKITDPKSKVQPSRSLWLNNPSRKRPAQFRTGRMHMQPLRAAPDRISEKVEQSIKSAEEACEGDPASGECAAAWDEVEELSAAASHARERKKDSDPLEAYCKDNPETDECRTYED
- the LOC102630412 gene encoding probable glutamyl endopeptidase, chloroplastic, whose product is MNQMVRGLHKVCHRGVSLLTPSSLSPPIFLCLKLGRVPGHLRTHSIKTTTAMTASRLHHLVPIHSVSSKNDGTNGSLSSSNAVATEDEDNLEGRYRLPPPEIREIVDAPPLPALSFSPQRDKILFLKRRALPPLEELARPEEKLAGLRIDGKCNTRSRMSFYTGIGIHQLFPDGKLGQEIEIQGFPDGAKLNFVTWSQDGKHLAFSIRIDAEDSSSSKLRVWVADVDTGKARPLFQSPDIYLNAIFDNFVWVNNSTLLVCTIPLLRGDPPKKPLVPLGPKMQSNEKRDIIQVRTFQDLLKDEYDEDLFDYYATTQLVLVSLDGTVKEIGPPAVYTSLDPSPDEKYILISSIHRPYSFIVPCGRFPRQVGVWTTDGIFVRELCDLPLAEDIPIAFNSVRKGMRSINWRSDKPSTLYWAETQDGGDAKVEVTPRDIIYTQQAEPVQGEGPEILHKLDLRYGGISWCDDSLALVYESWYKTRRTRTWVISPGSKDVAPRILFDRSSEDVYSDPGSPMMRRTSTGTYVIAKIKKENDEGTYILLNGNGATPEGNIPFLDLFDINTGSKERIWESDKEKYYETTVALMSDQTEGDLYLNQLKILTSKESKTENTQYYIQSWPDKKSCQITDFPHPYPQLASLQKELIKYQRKDGVQLSATLYLPPGYDPSKDGPLPCLFWSYPGEFKSKDAAGQVRGSPNEFPRIGSTSVLLWLARGFAILGGPTTPIIGEGDEEANDRFVEQLVACAEAAVEEVVRRGVAHPSKIAVGGHSYGAFMTANLLAHAPHLFCCGIARSGAYNRTLTPFGFQNEDRTLWEATSTYVEMSPFMSANKLKKPILLVHGEEDNNSGTLTMQSDRFFNALKGHGALCRLVILPFESHGYAARESIMHVLWETDRWLQKYCVSNTADRSTDLKVSKDDESKGAPHLQNKTVAASGGGGTEADFEHDGCHLAPRSSL